One Primulina huaijiensis isolate GDHJ02 chromosome 5, ASM1229523v2, whole genome shotgun sequence DNA segment encodes these proteins:
- the LOC140976834 gene encoding light-induced protein, chloroplastic-like — translation MASIPSTNHLLYKTLQKSHQNPQFIPINAPFLANRLNLPSVSVNKSTGVKQDFSLRAVVSDDEWGPEREPLAPGVAVLEEASSKEPAEIKVLKKQLVDSFYGTNRGLSASSETRAEIVELITQLEAKNPTPAPTEALNKLNGKWILAYTSYPGLFPLLSTGGPLPLAKVEEISQTIDSENFTVQNSVLFSGPLATTSISANAKFEVRSPKRVQIKFEKGIIGTPQLTDSIELPEKVEFLGQKIDLTPFRGLITSVQDTASSVARTISSRPPLKFSIPNSTAESWLLTTYLDSELRISRGDGGGIFVLIKEGSLLLC, via the exons ATGGCGTCGATTCCTTCAACCAACCATTTACTCTACAAAACCCTGCAAAAGTCCCACCAGAACCCGCAATTTATCCCCATAAACGCTCCCTTTCTTGCTAATCGCTTGAATTTGCCGTCGGTTTCCGTGAATAAGTCGACCGGGGTGAAGCAGGATTTCAGCTTGCGGGCGGTGGTGAGCGATGACGAGTGGGGACCCGAAAGGGAGCCGTTGGCTCCAGGAGTGGCGGTGTTGGAGGAGGCTTCTTCCAAGGAACCGGCCGAGATCAAGGTGTTGAAGAAGCAATTGGTGGACTCTTTCTACGGAACTAACAGGGGACTGAGCGCGAGTAGTGAAACAAGAGCTGAGATTGTCGAGCTTATCACGCAGCTCGAGGCCAAAAACCCGACCCCCGCACCCACCGAAGCCTTGAATAAGCTCAACGGAAAATGGATCCTTGC GTACACCTCATACCCAGGCTTGTTTCCTTTGTTATCAACGGGTGGGCCGCTACCCTTGGCGAAGGTTGAAGAGATATCACAAACCATCGACTCGGAGAATTTCACGGTCCAGAATTCCGTTCTCTTTTCTGGTCCATTGGCAACCACTTCGATCAGTGCCAATGCCAAGTTTGAAGTTCGAAGTCCTAAGCGTGTGCAG ATTAAGTTTGAAAAAGGCATTATTGGCACGCCACAGCTGACGGATTCAATTGAATTGCCCGAAAAAGTGGAATTTTTGGGACAGAAAATCGATCTCACACCCTTCAGAGGATTGATTACTTCTGTGCAGGACACTGCTTCCTCTGTTGCCAGGACGATTTCTAGCCGACCGCCGCTCAAGTTTTCCATCCCAAATAGCACTGCCGAGTCATGGCTGTTAACAACATATCTCGATTCCGAGCTTCGAATTTCAAGAGGAGATGGAGGCGGTATATTTGTGCTCATCAAGGAAGGCTCTCTCCTGTTGTGTTAA